Proteins encoded in a region of the Xylanibacillus composti genome:
- a CDS encoding ATP-binding cassette domain-containing protein: MKKKESIITVTGLTVSQQDGTTEKNVLENISFTLPEGSWTAIAGSNGSGKSTLARAIAGLISIRGGSISIADNIAVHIVLQNPETQLLGDTVEEELMLSLSRGQTADKSPSRMEQIQAAWEEADLQLPFHTPVRQLSGGQKQLLNIVCCLALDAEVLVLDEVTSMLDPASREHVLTLIRRLHRMGKTIVWITHRAEELVHADRVLVLDQGTLSFDGSTSQFCYGTFNEQSSPCEQYGMELPYVVQVARQLERKGLTLGAQPLLPEELAQAAAGLCR; encoded by the coding sequence ATGAAAAAGAAAGAATCTATTATTACGGTAACAGGATTAACCGTATCTCAGCAGGATGGAACAACGGAGAAGAATGTACTCGAAAATATCAGCTTTACTTTGCCAGAGGGGTCGTGGACTGCCATTGCGGGCTCGAACGGCAGCGGGAAGAGCACGCTTGCCCGAGCGATTGCTGGATTAATTTCAATCCGCGGCGGCAGCATATCCATTGCAGACAATATCGCCGTACATATCGTGCTGCAAAACCCGGAAACGCAGCTGCTTGGCGACACAGTCGAGGAAGAGTTGATGCTGTCTCTTAGCCGCGGGCAAACCGCAGATAAATCCCCATCTCGCATGGAGCAAATCCAAGCTGCATGGGAGGAGGCAGATTTGCAGCTGCCGTTCCATACGCCTGTTCGTCAGCTTTCCGGAGGGCAAAAGCAGCTGCTCAATATCGTCTGCTGTTTGGCGCTGGATGCAGAAGTGCTTGTCCTGGACGAAGTGACTTCGATGCTGGATCCCGCATCGCGGGAACATGTACTGACCCTTATTCGCCGTTTGCATCGGATGGGAAAAACCATTGTATGGATTACGCATCGTGCCGAGGAGCTTGTCCACGCAGACCGGGTACTGGTGCTCGACCAGGGGACTTTGTCGTTTGATGGCTCAACAAGTCAATTTTGTTATGGGACATTCAATGAGCAGTCGAGCCCTTGCGAGCAATATGGCATGGAACTGCCCTATGTGGTGCAAGTAGCCCGACAATTAGAAAGGAAAGGCTTGACCTTGGGTGCACAGCCGCTGCTTCCCGAAGAACTGGCGCAAGCCGCTGCCGGACTATGTCGTTAA
- a CDS encoding DUF1284 domain-containing protein, whose amino-acid sequence MSVRLRGHHLLCLLGFRGMGYSEEFARNMSGVYEKLRQSPETVIRIVEGADDLCAKFPCDQEYHCDHTTVLQHDERIARHLDVKPGDSVTWDELVERIRVRVQPRHIPEWCATCQWLSYGVCEEGMARIQKGEPLPPLNSL is encoded by the coding sequence ATGAGCGTGCGTCTGCGGGGACATCATTTGCTTTGTTTGCTAGGGTTTCGCGGGATGGGGTACTCGGAGGAATTCGCCCGGAATATGAGCGGGGTCTACGAGAAGCTGCGGCAATCGCCGGAAACGGTAATTCGAATCGTCGAAGGAGCGGATGATCTTTGCGCCAAGTTTCCCTGCGATCAAGAATACCATTGCGATCATACAACCGTGCTTCAACATGACGAACGAATCGCACGTCATCTGGATGTCAAGCCGGGCGATAGCGTGACGTGGGACGAACTGGTAGAACGCATTCGGGTACGCGTGCAGCCGAGGCACATTCCGGAATGGTGCGCAACATGCCAGTGGCTCAGCTATGGAGTTTGCGAAGAAGGAATGGCGCGAATTCAAAAAGGCGAGCCGCTGCCGCCCCTAAACAGTCTCTAG
- the mnmH gene encoding tRNA 2-selenouridine(34) synthase MnmH, translating into MSKEINVEQLLELQRKQQLVPIDVRSPSEYAEGTIPGSLNFPLFDDEERAEIGTLYKQESRQAAMDRGLEIVSAKLPQLIRSISQVDGQKAVFCWRGGMRSKTTATMLSLMGIEALRLTGGIREYRRWVVETLEGFVLKPQVIVLNGHTGTGKTDILLELKKRGFPVLDLEGMAGHRGSIFGQIGLQARNQKQFDAMLVHELLALNEQPYILLEGESRRIGKVVLPEFLMEKKESGLHLVLELPVEERVQSILQEYQPWKHTEEIREAFRRIKSRIHTPVAKEIEECLNAEHFERAVHLLLVHYYDPRYQHAGDQYMQAPIHMQAPNKEQALERLIGQLEKVGMRGNG; encoded by the coding sequence GTGTCGAAAGAGATCAACGTGGAACAGCTGCTGGAGCTGCAGCGGAAGCAGCAGCTTGTGCCGATTGACGTGCGTTCGCCATCGGAATATGCGGAGGGCACTATCCCGGGCAGTTTGAACTTCCCGCTGTTCGATGATGAAGAGCGGGCAGAGATCGGCACCCTATATAAGCAGGAAAGCAGACAGGCCGCGATGGATCGCGGCCTGGAAATCGTTTCGGCGAAGCTGCCTCAGCTCATTCGCTCCATTTCGCAAGTAGACGGGCAAAAAGCAGTATTTTGCTGGCGCGGGGGCATGCGCAGCAAGACGACGGCCACCATGCTCTCGCTTATGGGCATTGAAGCGCTGCGGCTGACAGGCGGTATCCGAGAGTACCGCAGATGGGTCGTAGAGACTTTGGAAGGCTTCGTGCTCAAGCCGCAGGTTATTGTCTTGAACGGGCACACAGGCACCGGCAAGACGGACATTTTGCTCGAGCTCAAAAAGCGGGGGTTCCCTGTGTTGGATTTGGAAGGCATGGCGGGACACCGCGGTTCCATCTTCGGCCAAATCGGCTTGCAAGCTCGCAATCAGAAGCAGTTTGACGCCATGTTGGTGCATGAGCTGCTTGCGCTGAACGAACAGCCATACATTCTGCTTGAAGGTGAAAGCAGGCGTATCGGCAAGGTCGTTCTACCCGAATTTCTAATGGAGAAGAAAGAAAGCGGCCTCCATCTGGTGCTTGAATTGCCTGTGGAAGAGCGGGTTCAATCCATCCTGCAGGAGTACCAGCCATGGAAGCACACTGAAGAAATTCGCGAGGCGTTCCGCCGCATCAAGTCGCGCATTCATACGCCGGTTGCGAAAGAAATTGAAGAGTGCCTGAACGCAGAGCATTTCGAACGGGCCGTTCATTTGCTGCTGGTTCATTATTACGACCCACGGTATCAGCATGCGGGGGATCAGTATATGCAAGCGCCGATTCACATGCAAGCTCCGAACAAGGAGCAGGCGCTGGAACGGTTAATCGGACAGCTGGAGAAGGTTGGCATGAGGGGAAACGGATAA
- a CDS encoding biotin transporter BioY, giving the protein MFKLTVRGVAFSALFAALVVVFGFVSIPLGFTPVPITLQTLAVMLAGGLLGAAYGFFSMFMVVVLTAVGFPLLHGEGGISVLLGPTGGYVWMWPIAALLIGWLAQRLRTNSVISVISIFLAMEVFGSLLLYVTGVPWLGYVANLSLAEAMVAGCYPYLLGDAIKAVAATVITVSVRRLYPIQRLTGIDFSTPARSRSLN; this is encoded by the coding sequence ATGTTCAAGCTTACAGTGCGCGGAGTCGCTTTCAGTGCGCTATTCGCAGCATTGGTCGTTGTCTTCGGTTTTGTCAGCATTCCACTAGGATTTACACCGGTTCCTATCACTTTGCAAACATTGGCTGTCATGCTGGCAGGCGGACTACTGGGGGCTGCATACGGGTTTTTCAGCATGTTTATGGTCGTTGTGTTGACTGCTGTTGGTTTCCCGCTGCTTCATGGAGAAGGGGGCATCAGCGTGCTCCTTGGCCCGACCGGCGGATACGTATGGATGTGGCCCATTGCTGCGCTGCTCATCGGATGGCTCGCACAACGGCTTCGCACGAATAGCGTAATTTCTGTCATCTCGATTTTTCTGGCCATGGAGGTTTTTGGTTCCCTTCTGCTGTATGTCACCGGCGTCCCTTGGCTTGGTTATGTTGCCAATTTATCGCTTGCTGAAGCTATGGTTGCCGGCTGCTATCCTTACTTGCTAGGCGATGCTATTAAAGCGGTAGCTGCCACGGTCATCACTGTATCCGTCAGACGGCTGTATCCGATTCAACGCTTGACCGGAATCGACTTCTCAACACCAGCCAGGTCACGTTCCTTGAATTAA
- a CDS encoding exodeoxyribonuclease III — protein sequence MKLISWNVNGLRACVKKGFLDYFREADADIFCVQETKLQEGQIDLPLEGYHSYWHYAEKKGYSGTAVFSKPEPLSVAYGLDELDTEGRVITVEYEAFYLVNAYTPNSQRDLARLPFRLKWEKAFRHYLNQLREKKPVVLCGDLNVAHQEIDLKNPKSNKQNSGFTEEERAEMTALLDGGFVDTYRHFYPDQKEAYTWWSYMPKVRERNIGWRIDYFIVSEELLPRVKDAHIQAEILGSDHCPVILELEPE from the coding sequence TTGAAGCTCATATCTTGGAATGTAAACGGGTTGCGGGCCTGCGTGAAAAAGGGCTTCCTGGATTATTTCCGGGAAGCGGACGCCGATATTTTCTGCGTACAGGAAACGAAGCTGCAGGAAGGGCAGATTGATTTGCCATTGGAGGGCTACCATTCGTATTGGCATTACGCGGAGAAAAAGGGCTACTCCGGCACGGCTGTGTTCAGCAAGCCGGAGCCTTTATCGGTAGCCTATGGCTTGGACGAGCTTGATACCGAAGGCAGAGTCATTACTGTGGAATATGAAGCGTTCTATTTGGTCAATGCGTATACGCCCAACTCCCAGAGAGACTTGGCCCGTCTGCCCTTTCGGCTTAAGTGGGAAAAGGCGTTCCGGCATTATCTGAACCAACTTCGAGAGAAGAAGCCTGTTGTGCTGTGCGGCGATTTGAATGTCGCGCATCAGGAGATCGATCTGAAAAATCCGAAAAGCAACAAGCAAAACTCCGGGTTCACCGAAGAAGAGCGGGCGGAAATGACCGCGCTGCTGGACGGGGGTTTTGTGGATACGTACAGGCATTTTTATCCCGATCAGAAGGAAGCCTATACCTGGTGGAGTTACATGCCGAAGGTCCGGGAACGGAATATCGGCTGGCGAATTGACTATTTCATCGTTTCCGAGGAGCTGCTGCCCAGAGTGAAGGACGCTCATATCCAGGCAGAGATTCTGGGGAGCGATCATTGTCCGGTCATACTGGAGCTGGAGCCGGAATAA
- the selD gene encoding selenide, water dikinase SelD yields MLSQNEKIKLTSYSSKGGCGCKIGPADLQQVLRNLPETVPNPNLLVGLDTSDDAGVYRLSDDLALVQTVDFFTPIVDEPYDFGQIAAANAISDIYAMGGKPLTALNIVAFPIHTLDKQVLADILRGAGDKMKEAGVTLVGGHSIDDKEPKFGLAVTGLVHPDRVRANAGAKPGDKLILTKPIGVGILTTSIKKDQLSEEEIANVTRVMATLNKTAAEVMDAFEVHACTDVTGFGLLGHASEMAKASGAGIRMIRHQVPFLPRVRELAEQGFVPGGTKNNFAHLEGTVHFDASLDQIDQWMLCDAVTSGGLLIAVESSQADKLLSELLANHVEASLIGEVVSNHPGQISVLA; encoded by the coding sequence ATGTTGAGCCAAAACGAGAAAATCAAACTGACATCCTATTCGAGCAAGGGGGGCTGCGGATGCAAGATCGGACCTGCCGATTTGCAGCAGGTGCTGCGCAATCTGCCGGAGACCGTCCCGAATCCGAATCTGTTAGTCGGCTTGGATACAAGCGACGATGCGGGCGTGTATCGCTTGAGCGACGACCTGGCTTTGGTGCAGACCGTTGATTTCTTCACACCGATTGTAGACGAGCCCTATGACTTTGGACAAATCGCGGCAGCCAACGCTATCAGCGATATTTATGCAATGGGCGGCAAGCCACTAACGGCGTTAAACATCGTGGCCTTTCCTATCCATACGCTGGACAAGCAAGTGTTGGCGGACATCTTGCGCGGGGCCGGCGACAAGATGAAAGAGGCCGGCGTTACACTGGTAGGCGGTCATTCCATTGACGACAAGGAGCCCAAGTTCGGGCTGGCCGTGACAGGACTCGTTCATCCGGATCGGGTCAGGGCGAACGCTGGCGCGAAGCCCGGAGACAAGCTGATTCTGACAAAGCCCATTGGCGTTGGCATCCTGACAACCTCAATCAAAAAGGATCAGCTGAGTGAAGAAGAAATTGCGAACGTTACCCGCGTCATGGCGACATTGAACAAAACTGCCGCAGAAGTAATGGACGCGTTCGAGGTACACGCCTGCACGGATGTGACTGGCTTCGGCTTGCTCGGACATGCTTCAGAGATGGCCAAAGCGAGCGGAGCGGGCATTCGCATGATCCGGCACCAGGTACCGTTCCTTCCCCGCGTACGGGAATTGGCAGAGCAAGGGTTCGTCCCGGGAGGAACCAAAAACAATTTTGCTCATTTGGAAGGAACGGTCCACTTTGACGCATCGCTTGATCAAATTGATCAATGGATGCTCTGCGATGCAGTAACTTCTGGCGGATTGCTTATTGCTGTAGAATCCAGCCAAGCGGACAAGCTCCTCAGCGAGCTTCTTGCCAATCATGTGGAGGCAAGTCTCATCGGCGAGGTCGTATCGAACCATCCCGGACAAATCAGCGTACTAGCATAA
- a CDS encoding NAD-dependent epimerase/dehydratase family protein — translation MKIGVTGAEGRVGQYVVNELLNHQHEVVAITMEPWAESPAENRVADITVYDQLFQAFQGCDAIIHLAGIPNPLQDDETRVFQTNTTGVFNAALAAGNLNLPKLVIASSDCALGITFSHQLTSPAYLPLDEDHPTAPDNCYGLSKLVGEQIAEGMAKRFGMSILSLRISAVLNTEIYKADWFIHDLHNPERGVTDNLWTYIDVRDCARAFRLAVEADIPGHEIITIASHETRAIVRSEDLIARYFPNTELRKPIQGFQSFQDCSKAKRLLNFEAKFSWREEEQNV, via the coding sequence ATGAAAATCGGCGTAACCGGGGCGGAAGGACGCGTAGGTCAATACGTTGTCAATGAGCTCCTGAACCATCAACATGAAGTTGTAGCCATAACTATGGAACCATGGGCAGAATCGCCGGCGGAAAACCGTGTAGCTGACATAACGGTATATGATCAGCTGTTCCAAGCATTTCAGGGATGCGATGCCATCATACATCTGGCAGGAATTCCGAACCCGCTCCAGGATGATGAAACCCGAGTATTCCAAACAAACACCACTGGTGTATTCAATGCAGCCCTTGCTGCCGGAAACTTGAATTTACCCAAGCTTGTGATCGCTTCTAGCGATTGCGCGCTTGGCATTACGTTCAGCCATCAACTGACGAGCCCGGCGTATTTGCCGTTGGATGAAGACCACCCTACTGCGCCGGACAACTGCTACGGATTGTCCAAGCTGGTCGGCGAGCAAATCGCAGAAGGAATGGCCAAGCGCTTCGGGATGTCCATCCTATCGCTGCGAATCAGCGCCGTCCTCAATACGGAAATTTATAAAGCAGATTGGTTCATTCATGATTTGCACAATCCAGAACGAGGCGTTACCGATAATTTGTGGACCTACATTGATGTTCGGGATTGTGCCCGCGCGTTTCGACTCGCGGTAGAGGCGGATATTCCCGGACACGAAATTATTACGATTGCTTCGCATGAGACGCGCGCCATCGTGCGCTCCGAGGATTTGATTGCCCGATACTTCCCCAATACCGAACTGAGGAAGCCGATCCAGGGCTTCCAAAGCTTCCAGGACTGCAGCAAGGCCAAGCGCCTGCTGAATTTTGAAGCAAAGTTCAGCTGGCGGGAGGAAGAGCAGAACGTATAG
- a CDS encoding ATP-binding cassette domain-containing protein: MSLIVEQLRVGGRKETPGKPIVDGISFHLEEHSLTLLIGPSGSGKTTVLRALAGLAELDAGRILYDGEPLWFNPGKVNRAVMMRHAVAFQFPEHQLFASSIGGEFSYSLKPYGYKRTERFQRSTEALRELQLANLSLEASPFALSGGQKRRLAVATTISARTPWLLLDEPSAGLDGPSLRQLKDRLVEWKQTRSIIMATHDWEAFLPIADRVLVIAQGRLLADLPPSALLDQPELLQRSGVGCPASLQAAYALQQAGISVESKLYSPEELAERIVLSCVNSHSAVPESAAGQEQAECHTGSRQDDPGWKDVQAGEPVSKLPAAPRHHDSDAGNKQAGSHGTQEICRAEELSERRWIYRQRAGLKWLSYTGLSVLILLLQGWWGTGIALLLAFGSFLLLEKQDALKGFRLSRPLIYFILITGAISGLQLTAGDWTSMLNVEDALLTIRRMTRFFAITLIGFVFTLSTSTAEMQRSLNRALSWGRRFLPVDMISLSAALILRFIPLIVDETQRFSVITAARGKKPVKPGKIRFQDVHVFVIPLLLSLFQMVEDLITAMEIKGYRHVQKGDRG; the protein is encoded by the coding sequence ATGTCGTTAATCGTTGAACAGCTGCGTGTCGGCGGCCGCAAGGAGACACCGGGCAAACCTATTGTGGATGGAATCAGCTTTCACTTGGAAGAACATTCACTTACCTTGCTCATCGGTCCATCCGGCTCAGGCAAAACAACGGTGCTTCGCGCTCTGGCAGGACTCGCTGAGCTTGATGCGGGCCGCATTCTCTATGACGGCGAGCCGCTTTGGTTCAATCCAGGCAAGGTGAACCGAGCTGTCATGATGCGTCATGCAGTCGCCTTCCAGTTTCCTGAGCATCAATTGTTCGCTTCTAGCATTGGCGGCGAATTTTCTTATTCGCTTAAGCCCTATGGCTATAAGCGCACGGAGAGATTTCAACGCAGCACGGAAGCGCTGCGCGAGCTGCAATTGGCCAATCTCTCGCTGGAGGCATCGCCGTTTGCGTTGAGCGGTGGCCAAAAGCGGCGTCTGGCGGTTGCAACGACGATCTCAGCGCGTACGCCATGGCTGCTGTTGGATGAGCCTTCGGCTGGTCTGGACGGTCCTTCGCTTCGGCAGTTGAAGGATCGCTTGGTTGAGTGGAAGCAAACCCGCAGCATCATCATGGCCACTCACGATTGGGAAGCGTTTCTGCCGATTGCCGATCGCGTGCTGGTGATCGCTCAGGGCAGACTTCTTGCCGACCTGCCGCCAAGCGCATTGCTGGACCAGCCGGAGCTGCTGCAGCGCTCTGGCGTTGGCTGCCCCGCTTCGCTGCAGGCGGCTTATGCGTTGCAGCAAGCAGGGATTTCTGTTGAAAGCAAGCTCTATTCGCCGGAAGAGTTGGCTGAAAGGATTGTGCTGTCGTGTGTGAACAGCCATTCGGCCGTACCGGAAAGCGCTGCTGGTCAAGAGCAGGCAGAGTGTCACACAGGATCACGGCAGGATGATCCGGGCTGGAAGGACGTGCAAGCAGGCGAGCCTGTCTCGAAACTGCCAGCTGCGCCAAGGCACCATGACTCTGATGCGGGAAATAAGCAGGCTGGCTCCCATGGAACGCAAGAAATCTGCCGTGCAGAAGAACTGTCTGAACGCAGGTGGATTTACCGGCAGCGGGCAGGACTGAAGTGGCTGTCCTACACAGGCTTGTCGGTACTCATTCTGCTGCTGCAGGGATGGTGGGGAACGGGGATTGCGCTTTTGCTGGCCTTTGGCTCGTTTCTGCTTCTGGAGAAGCAAGACGCACTGAAGGGATTCCGCTTAAGTCGGCCGCTCATTTATTTTATCTTGATCACAGGAGCCATTTCGGGCTTGCAATTGACTGCGGGCGATTGGACATCCATGTTGAATGTGGAGGATGCGCTGCTAACGATAAGACGAATGACGCGATTTTTCGCTATTACGCTCATAGGCTTCGTCTTTACGCTATCCACCAGCACCGCCGAGATGCAGCGGAGCTTGAATCGGGCGCTGTCCTGGGGCAGACGCTTCCTCCCGGTTGACATGATCTCGTTGTCCGCTGCGCTCATTCTTCGCTTTATTCCGCTGATCGTGGATGAAACGCAGCGATTTTCCGTCATTACAGCCGCCCGCGGCAAAAAGCCCGTCAAGCCCGGAAAGATCAGATTTCAAGATGTCCATGTTTTCGTTATTCCCTTGCTGCTATCGCTCTTCCAGATGGTCGAGGATTTAATCACAGCTATGGAGATCAAGGGATACAGACATGTACAGAAAGGAGACAGGGGATGA
- a CDS encoding SGNH/GDSL hydrolase family protein, which translates to MGESIHYLALGDSLTVGYGVHPWLGFVEQFRSLAESRLSAPVHAENHGVNGFKAMEILQSIKTDPSIQASLKEAQIITITAGGNDMLQAADQFVSQGDRNVLKQAVKACRTVFAEMFDVIQACKLSSAKPYLLRVADLYNPVPAFSESVFWVQMYNKMLRQFSLPNLVIADMYTSFLGQEHQLLSEDCIHPNANGYRTMAEQMAACGFGPLERGAGFNKGGR; encoded by the coding sequence ATGGGTGAAAGCATCCATTACTTGGCGCTAGGCGATTCTCTTACGGTTGGGTACGGCGTGCATCCTTGGCTTGGCTTCGTAGAACAATTCCGTTCTTTGGCAGAATCGCGTCTATCAGCCCCCGTCCATGCAGAAAATCATGGCGTCAACGGTTTCAAGGCCATGGAAATCCTTCAGTCTATAAAGACCGATCCTTCCATACAAGCTTCTTTGAAGGAAGCGCAAATCATCACAATCACAGCCGGGGGAAACGACATGCTGCAGGCAGCCGATCAATTTGTTTCGCAAGGCGACCGAAACGTGCTGAAGCAGGCGGTGAAAGCATGCAGAACCGTGTTTGCGGAAATGTTCGATGTGATACAAGCTTGTAAGCTTTCATCTGCAAAACCCTACTTGCTGCGTGTAGCGGACCTGTACAATCCAGTCCCCGCCTTTTCGGAATCCGTCTTCTGGGTGCAAATGTACAATAAGATGCTCCGTCAATTCAGTCTGCCTAATTTAGTTATCGCGGACATGTATACGTCCTTCCTCGGACAAGAGCATCAGCTGCTGTCCGAGGACTGCATTCATCCCAACGCAAATGGTTACCGCACGATGGCAGAGCAAATGGCCGCTTGCGGGTTTGGCCCGTTAGAAAGGGGAGCTGGCTTCAACAAAGGTGGACGCTGA
- a CDS encoding assimilatory sulfite reductase (NADPH) flavoprotein subunit: MELQVTNSPFNQEQVELLNRLIPTLSESQRLWLSGYMSALSGGAAAVPAGTAAPAGQAVTAAPVSKEVTVLFGSQTGNSQSLAKKTAKKLEDLGFQVTVSSMSDFKPNTLKKVQNLLIVVSTHGEGDPPDNALAFYEFLHSKRAPKLEELRFSVLALGDTSYEFFCQTGKDFDKRLEELGGKQLTARVDCDVDFDEAAAEWMDKVAAALSEAGSGAGSASTAAVSSAVAQSEASDYSRSNPFHAEVLENLNLNGRGSARETRHLEISLEGSNLQYEPGDSLGIYPQNHPRLVKELIEAMGWNGDDTVRVKDGDTSLSDALQRHVEITVLTKPLLEQVVKLTGNRDLQQLLGAGNEQELRAYIQGRDLLDLVQDYALKGVPASEFVGILRKLPARLYSIASSPKAFPEEVHVTVRAVRYESQGRQRYGVCSTYLAERVEPGNSLPVFVQHNPNFKLPQNPDAPIIMIGPGTGVAPFRAFLGEREEIGASGKSWLFYGDQHFSTDFLYQVEWQRWLKDGVLSRMDVAFSRDTEQKVYVQHRMLERSRELYQWLEDGAYVYICGDEKQMAHDVHAALATIIEQEGGKTPEQAAQYLNELQQQSRYQRDVY; encoded by the coding sequence TTGGAACTACAAGTAACGAACAGTCCGTTTAACCAAGAGCAGGTGGAACTGCTCAATCGTCTGATACCAACGCTGAGCGAATCGCAGCGGCTATGGCTGAGCGGCTACATGTCCGCTTTGTCTGGCGGAGCAGCTGCTGTACCGGCAGGAACGGCGGCACCGGCAGGGCAAGCGGTAACCGCAGCGCCAGTCTCCAAGGAAGTGACCGTACTGTTCGGCTCCCAAACGGGCAATTCCCAAAGTCTGGCGAAAAAGACAGCCAAGAAGCTGGAGGATCTGGGTTTTCAGGTTACCGTATCCTCAATGTCCGACTTCAAGCCGAACACCCTGAAGAAGGTACAGAACCTGCTGATCGTGGTGAGCACGCATGGCGAAGGAGATCCGCCAGACAATGCGCTCGCCTTCTACGAGTTCCTGCACAGCAAGAGAGCGCCTAAATTGGAAGAATTGCGGTTCTCTGTGCTTGCCTTGGGAGACACCTCGTATGAATTCTTCTGTCAGACAGGGAAAGACTTTGACAAGCGCCTCGAGGAGCTTGGCGGCAAGCAGCTTACAGCGCGTGTTGACTGCGATGTAGATTTCGATGAAGCGGCAGCGGAATGGATGGATAAAGTAGCAGCCGCACTAAGCGAAGCAGGAAGCGGCGCCGGTTCGGCTTCGACAGCAGCTGTTAGCTCGGCTGTAGCGCAATCGGAGGCTTCCGATTATTCCAGATCGAATCCGTTCCATGCGGAAGTGTTGGAGAACCTGAATTTGAATGGACGCGGCTCCGCTCGGGAAACCAGACACCTTGAGATTTCGCTGGAAGGCTCGAACCTGCAGTATGAACCGGGAGACAGTCTTGGCATTTATCCGCAGAACCATCCGCGTCTTGTTAAGGAACTGATCGAGGCAATGGGCTGGAACGGCGACGATACGGTACGCGTGAAGGATGGCGATACATCGCTAAGCGATGCGCTGCAGCGTCATGTAGAAATTACTGTTCTGACGAAGCCATTGCTTGAGCAGGTCGTCAAGCTTACAGGCAACCGCGATCTTCAGCAATTGCTGGGAGCCGGCAATGAACAGGAGTTGCGTGCGTATATCCAGGGAAGAGACCTGCTGGATTTGGTGCAGGATTACGCGTTGAAAGGCGTGCCAGCCTCCGAATTTGTGGGCATTTTGCGCAAGCTGCCTGCCCGTTTGTATTCCATTGCCAGCAGTCCGAAGGCATTCCCGGAGGAGGTTCACGTTACGGTGCGCGCCGTTCGCTATGAATCGCAGGGTCGCCAACGCTACGGGGTTTGCTCGACATATTTGGCTGAACGAGTGGAGCCGGGCAACAGCTTGCCGGTCTTCGTGCAGCATAATCCGAACTTTAAGCTGCCGCAAAATCCGGATGCGCCAATCATCATGATCGGACCGGGCACAGGCGTAGCGCCGTTCCGTGCGTTCCTGGGCGAACGGGAAGAAATCGGCGCAAGCGGGAAGTCCTGGCTGTTCTATGGCGACCAGCACTTTTCGACCGATTTCCTCTACCAGGTAGAATGGCAGCGCTGGCTGAAGGACGGCGTCCTGAGCCGGATGGATGTTGCTTTCTCGCGCGATACGGAACAGAAAGTCTATGTCCAGCATCGGATGCTGGAGCGCAGCCGCGAGCTGTATCAATGGCTGGAAGACGGCGCGTACGTATACATTTGCGGCGATGAAAAGCAAATGGCCCATGACGTGCACGCCGCGCTTGCAACAATTATCGAGCAGGAAGGCGGCAAGACCCCGGAGCAAGCTGCTCAATATTTAAATGAATTGCAACAACAATCACGCTATCAGCGGGATGTATACTAA